The region CTCTCGGGGCTCTCCAGTTGATAGGAGGAAACACCCAGATCCAGAACCATCCCGTCCACCGTCCCTATCCCGAGGTCGGCCAGGACCCGTTTTATCTCTCTAAAATCTTCCCTTACGAGGAGCGCCCTCTTACCGTAAGGCTCAAGCAGGGCCCCGGCCTCCTTGAGCGCGTCCCCGTCCCTGTCTATTCCGACCAGCCGCCCGTCGGGCCCCGTGGCCTCGAGTATCTCCCGGGCATGCCCGCCGCCGCCGAGCGTCCCGTCGACGTAGGTGCCGCCGGGGCGGCAGTCGAGGTATTCGAGCACCTCGCGCGTCATAACCGGAGTATGCTCCCGGTCCATGACCGCCCGAGCCCCCCGCCTCAGAGCCCGAGACGCTCGAGCATGTTCCCTATGTCATCGTGGGACGCCGCGGCCTCGGCCACGTCCCACTTCTGCTTACTCCATATCTCGAACTGCTTGAACGCGCCGACTATCACGACGTCCTTCTCGAGCTTGGCGTAATCCCTCAAGCTCTGGGGTATAATGACACGGCCGAGCTTGTCGATGGTACAGTCCGCGGCACTCGAATAGAAAAACCTCAGAAAGGTTCGGGTGTCTTTCTTGAACTCGGGCAGACCGGCGACCCTCTCTTCGAGTATCCGCCACTCCGCGTAGGGGTAGGTGATCAAACAACCGTCATAGGTGGTGACAACGAGACGCGAATCGTACCTCTCGGAAAGCGTCTCCCGGAAGAGCGATGGGATGCTCAATCTTCCCTTGGAATCAATGGTATGTTCGAAT is a window of Thermodesulfobacteriota bacterium DNA encoding:
- the mraZ gene encoding division/cell wall cluster transcriptional repressor MraZ; the protein is MFRGRFEHTIDSKGRLSIPSLFRETLSERYDSRLVVTTYDGCLITYPYAEWRILEERVAGLPEFKKDTRTFLRFFYSSAADCTIDKLGRVIIPQSLRDYAKLEKDVVIVGAFKQFEIWSKQKWDVAEAAASHDDIGNMLERLGL